One stretch of Cygnus atratus isolate AKBS03 ecotype Queensland, Australia chromosome 28, CAtr_DNAZoo_HiC_assembly, whole genome shotgun sequence DNA includes these proteins:
- the LOC118258531 gene encoding feather keratin B-4-like, with the protein MSYLSQQLSSRCFPPCEVTCPQPCVDACSQPCVTSCGDSRAVVYPPPVVITFPGPILSSCPQESFVGSSAPLGLGLEQPRALQGSLPYGGFSSSSFSQQSRRYRYRDCRPC; encoded by the coding sequence ATGTCGTACctcagccagcagctcagctcccgCTGCTTCCCCCCCTGTGAGGTGACCTGCCCGCAGCCCTGTGTTGAcgcctgcagccagccctgtgTCACCTCCTGCGGGGACTCCCGTGCCGTGGTCTACCCCCCACCCGTGGTCATCACCTTCCCGGGCCCCATCCTCAGTTCCTGCCCGCAGGAGAGCTTCGTGGGCAGCTCAGccccgctggggctggggctggagcagcccagggctctgcagggctcccTCCCCTATGGgggcttctcctcctcctccttctcccagcagTCCAGGAGGTATCGCTACAGGGACTGCAGGCCCTGCTGA
- the LOC126913594 gene encoding feather keratin B-4-like, whose amino-acid sequence MSYLSQQLSSRCFPPCEVTCPQPCVDACSQPCVTSCGDSRAVVYPPPVVITFPGPILSSCPQESFVGSSAPLGLGLEQPRALQGSLPYGGFSSSSFSQQSRRYRYRDCRPC is encoded by the coding sequence ATGTCGTACctcagccagcagctcagctcccgCTGCTTCCCCCCCTGTGAGGTGACCTGCCCGCAGCCCTGTGTTGAcgcctgcagccagccctgcgtCACCTCCTGCGGGGACTCCCGTGCCGTGGTCTACCCCCCACCCGTGGTCATCACCTTCCCGGGCCCCATCCTCAGTTCCTGCCCGCAGGAGAGCTTCGTGGGCAGCTCAGccccgctggggctggggctggagcagcccagggctctgcagggctcccTCCCCTATGGgggcttctcctcctcctccttctcccagcagTCCAGGAGGTATCGCTACAGGGACTGCAGGCCCTGCTGA
- the LOC118258485 gene encoding scale keratin-like has protein sequence MSCYDLCPTYNSGISCPQPIADSCNEPCFRQCPDSTTVIQPPPVVVTFPGPILSSFPQDSVVGSSGAPVLGGYGGSSLGYRGLYGSGGSSLGYGGLYGYGGSSLGYGGLSGYGGSSLGYRGLSGYGRSFGSGYCSPYTYRYNRYRRGSCGPC, from the coding sequence ATGTCCTGCTACGATCTGTGCCCCACCTACAACAGTGGCatcagctgcccccagcccatcGCTGACAGCTGCAATGAGCCCTGTTTCCGGCAGTGCCCTGACTCCACGACCGTGATCCAGCCGCCTCCTGTTGTCGTCACCTTCCCCGGCCCCATCCTCAGTTCCTTCCCCCAGGATTCGGTTGTGGGATCCTCCGGAGCACCTGTCCTTGGGGGTTATGGGGGCTCTTCCCTGGGCTATAGGGGTCTGTATGGCTCTGGGGGCTCTTCCCTGGGCTATGGGGGTCTGTATGGCTATGGAGGATCCTCCCTGGGCTATGGGGGCTTGTCTGGCTATGGAGGCTCCTCCCTGGGTTACAGGGGCCTGTCTGGCTATGGTAGATCCTTCGGTTCTGGCTATTGCAGCCCTTACACCTACCGGTACAACAGATACCGCCGTGGAAGCTGTGGGCCCTGCTAA
- the LOC118258484 gene encoding scale keratin-like: protein MSCYDLCPTYNSGISCPQPIADSCNEPCFRQCPDSTTVIQPPPVVVTFPGPILSSFPQDSVVGSSGAPVLGGYGGSSLGYRGLYGSGGSSLGYGGLYGYGGSSLGYGGLSGYGGSSLGYRGLSGYGRSFGSGYCSPYTYRYNRYRRGSCGPC from the coding sequence ATGTCCTGCTACGATCTGTGCCCCACCTACAACAGTGGCatcagctgcccccagcccatcGCTGACAGCTGCAATGAGCCCTGTTTCCGGCAGTGCCCTGACTCCACGACCGTGATCCAGCCGCCTCCTGTTGTCGTCACCTTCCCCGGCCCCATCCTCAGTTCCTTCCCCCAGGATTCGGTTGTGGGATCCTCCGGAGCACCTGTCCTTGGGGGTTATGGGGGCTCTTCCCTGGGCTATAGGGGTCTGTATGGCTCTGGGGGCTCTTCCCTGGGCTATGGGGGTCTGTATGGCTATGGAGGATCCTCCCTGGGCTATGGGGGCTTGTCTGGCTATGGAGGCTCCTCCCTGGGTTACAGGGGCCTGTCTGGCTATGGTAGATCCTTCGGTTCTGGCTATTGCAGCCCTTACACCTACCGGTACAACAGATACCGCCGTGGAAGCTGCGGGCCCTGTTAA
- the LOC118258482 gene encoding scale keratin-like, whose product MSCYDLCPSYNSGLSRPQPIADSGNEPCFRQCPDSVAVIQPPPVAVTFPGPILSSFPQDSVVGSSGAPVFGGYGGSLGFGGSSLGYGGLYGSGGSSLGYGGLYGFGGSSLGYGGLSGYGGSSLGYRGLSGYGRSFGSGYCSPYTYRYNRYRRGSCGPC is encoded by the coding sequence ATGTCTTGCTACGACCTGTGTCCCAGCTACAACAGTGGCCTCAGCCGTCCCCAGCCCATCGCTGACAGCGGGAACGAGCCCTGTTTCCGGCAGTGCCCTGACTCCGTGGCCGTGATCCAGCCACCCCCAGTTGCTGTCACCTTCcctggccccatcctcagctccttcccccaggaTTCAGTTGTGGGATCCTCCGGAGCACCCGTCTTTGGGGGTTATGGGGGCTCCCTAGGCTTTGGGGGCTCTTCCCTGGGCTATGGGGGTCTGTATGGCTCTGGGGGCTCTTCCCTGGGCTATGGGGGTCTGTATGGCTTTGGGGGCTCCTCTCTGGGCTATGGGGGCTTGTCTGGCTATGGAGGCTCCTCCCTGGGTTACAGGGGCCTGTCTGGCTATGGTAGATCCTTCGGTTCTGGCTATTGCAGCCCTTACACCTACCGGTACAACAGATACCGCCGTGGAAGCTGCGGGCCCTGCTAA
- the LOC126913595 gene encoding feather keratin 4-like: protein MSYCGDACVPYSNPCEVSCPPPLANACNELCVTSCDDSRAVVYPPPVVLTFPGPILSSCPQESVVGSAGPLGVGVPFGAGGSLGYRGYGNPIGLRGSLLFGSAYGSGSACNYSRSYSSAFPPLGRGYCSPYSYRRYSTYSRGSSGPC, encoded by the coding sequence ATGTCTTACTGTGGAGATGCCTGTGTACCATACAGCAACCCATGCGAGGTGAGCTGCCCTCCACCCCTGGCCAATGCCTGCAACGAGCTGTGCGTGACGTCCTGCGATGACTCCAGAGCAGTTGTGTACCCACCACCCGTCGTCCTGACTTTTCCAGGGCCGATCCTCAGCTCCTGCCCACAGGAAAGCGTGGTGGGCAGCGCTGGACCACTTGGCGTCGGCGTCCCCTTtggtgctgggggctccctTGGTTACAGGGGCTATGGAAATCCCATTGGTTTAAGGGGCTCCCTTCTTTTTGGGAGTGCGTATGGCTCTGGGAGTGCATGCAATTACAGCAGGTCTTACAGTTCTGCATTCCCACCACTGGGCAGGGGGTATTGTAGCCCATACTCTTACCGCCGGTACAGCACTTACAGCCGAGGAAGCTCAGGGCCATGCTAA
- the LOC118258520 gene encoding scale keratin-like, which produces MSCYDLCPTTSSIACPQPIANSCNEPCVQQCPDSTAVIQPPPVVVTFPGPILSSFPQQAVVGSSGAPAFGGSLGLGGLYSPGSSYGYGNYLGYGAQYGYGSSALSTLSSGYCSPFSSRRYRQLLRGSCGPC; this is translated from the coding sequence ATGTCCTGCTATGACCTGTGCCCCACTACCAGCAGCAttgcctgcccccagcccatCGCCAACAGCTGCAACGAGCCCTGTGTCCAGCAGTGCCCTGACTCCACGGCCGTGATCCAGCCACCACCCGTTGTCGTCACCTTCcccggccccatcctcagctccttcccccagcaagCCGTGGTGGGCTCCTCCGGAGCACCCGCCTTTgggggctccctggggctggggggcctcTACAGCCCCGGGAGCTCTTATGGTTACGGGAACTATTTAGGATATGGAGCACAGTACGGTTATGGGAGCTCAGCCCTCTCCACGCTCAGCAGTGGGTACTGCAGCCCCTTCTCCTCCCGACGCTACAGGCAGCTCCTCCGTGGCAGCTGCGGGCCATGCTAA
- the LOC118258527 gene encoding feather keratin 4-like, with the protein MSFYGQMISSRCLAPCEVTCPQPMVNACSQPCVTSCGDSRAVIYPPPVVMTFPGPTLSSCPQESIVGSSAPAGFGSSFGYTSSQGPRGFCDSGRPYTYGKSYSSYGSSGYGTGRCRSC; encoded by the coding sequence ATGTCTTTCTATGGACAGATGATCAGCTCCCGCTGCCTTGCACCCTGTGAGGTGACCTGCCCGCAGCCAATGGTGAATGCCTGTAGCCAGCCCTGTGTTACATCCTGTGGAGATTCAAGAGCTGTGATCTACCCACCACCTGTTGTCATGACCTTCCCAGGACCCAccctcagctcctgccctcAGGAGAGCATCgtgggcagctcagcaccagctggcTTTGGGAGCTCGTTTGGATACACGAGCTCTCAGGGTCCCAGGGGCTTCTGTGACTCTGGGAGACCGTACACTTATGGGAAGTCATATTCTTCCTATGGGTCCAGTGGCTATGGCACTGGGAGATGCAGATCATGTTAA